The Sediminispirochaeta bajacaliforniensis DSM 16054 genome window below encodes:
- a CDS encoding UxaA family hydrolase: MKQDAILITSLDNVATALRDMEAGQACHFLKGEQAVSVVVQDAIVYGHKFAVVDILKGADIIKYGEVMGRATADIPRGAHAHVQNIESLRGRGDLKHKGGT; the protein is encoded by the coding sequence ATGAAACAAGATGCCATTTTGATTACAAGTCTGGATAATGTTGCCACCGCTTTGCGGGATATGGAAGCGGGGCAGGCCTGCCATTTCCTGAAAGGAGAACAGGCGGTGAGTGTGGTTGTACAAGATGCCATTGTCTATGGCCATAAATTTGCCGTTGTGGATATTCTCAAGGGAGCCGACATCATAAAGTACGGCGAGGTAATGGGGCGGGCCACCGCAGACATTCCCCGGGGAGCCCATGCTCATGTCCAGAATATCGAAAGCCTTCGCGGTCGCGGTGATCTGAAACATAAGGGAGGTACATGA
- a CDS encoding electron transfer flavoprotein subunit beta/FixA family protein, which produces MSLNIVVCIKQVPNPDYFSKITLDPETGAISRKNIPTILNPVDENAIEEALRLREQFSGKVTALSMGPPQAKEVLDWALTLGADESVLLCDRAFAAADSLATAYVLAAGIRKIGNVDIVLCGNESVDGATEQVGPQVAELLDIPHICNATDISLPNGRQAVVRRNIEYGHLTIEGRLPLLITVSREINQPRTATAEGILTLMDKVSRTWGLRVIEVDKEAIGLSGSPTRVGKSYEQKLERERMILTGSVDEMVAAAIKKLKAEALV; this is translated from the coding sequence ATGTCTCTTAACATCGTTGTATGTATAAAACAGGTCCCAAACCCCGACTATTTTTCAAAGATCACCCTGGATCCGGAAACCGGGGCGATTAGTCGGAAAAATATTCCCACGATACTGAACCCGGTAGATGAAAACGCCATAGAAGAAGCGCTCAGGCTTCGCGAGCAGTTTTCGGGTAAGGTGACGGCTCTCAGCATGGGGCCGCCCCAGGCAAAGGAGGTCCTCGATTGGGCGTTGACATTGGGAGCCGATGAATCGGTGCTCCTTTGTGATCGGGCCTTTGCCGCAGCCGATTCGCTTGCCACCGCCTATGTTCTGGCCGCAGGTATCAGAAAGATCGGTAATGTCGACATCGTCTTGTGCGGAAACGAATCGGTAGATGGTGCCACCGAGCAGGTGGGACCCCAGGTTGCCGAGTTACTGGATATTCCCCACATCTGTAATGCGACGGATATCTCTTTGCCGAATGGCAGGCAGGCTGTGGTCAGGCGGAATATCGAGTATGGCCATCTGACAATTGAAGGGCGATTGCCGCTCCTTATCACCGTGTCGAGGGAAATAAACCAACCGAGAACGGCCACGGCCGAAGGTATCCTTACCTTGATGGATAAAGTGTCGCGAACATGGGGGCTAAGGGTCATTGAGGTGGACAAAGAGGCCATCGGTCTCTCTGGTTCTCCGACGCGGGTAGGAAAGAGCTATGAGCAGAAACTCGAACGGGAGCGAATGATTCTTACTGGTTCCGTGGATGAGATGGTCGCAGCCGCCATCAAAAAGCTCAAGGCCGAGGCGCTTGTTTAG
- a CDS encoding electron transfer flavoprotein subunit alpha/FixB family protein codes for MNAIHEVWIWAEQRDGRLMEVSLEILGKASELAEAIGGGTAAILIGDELSPLARELLAYGADKVYLFSDPRLTYYQSDAYTRLISDLLEKQRPEILLLGGTTIGMDLAPSVAARIKTGLTAHSCKLEIDKSGDKPLLMAAVPGWGGGMIVNIACPEHRPQMVTVRQGVMEKPPRDDHHSGELIPMEVQLNERDFRVKCIEMVETIPKGPQIDTSDVVVAVGYGMKCQGSLLLLEELTDLLHGALGGTRPALDEGWIPECSMIGVNGKAIGPKLLITVGTSGANHYTAGFVKAGTVVAINSDPDAPIFDVCDIGIVGDALEVIPAMVKALKAL; via the coding sequence ATGAATGCAATACACGAGGTGTGGATCTGGGCGGAACAACGAGATGGAAGGCTGATGGAAGTTTCTCTTGAGATTCTTGGAAAGGCCTCCGAGCTTGCAGAAGCGATAGGAGGGGGTACTGCCGCGATACTCATTGGTGACGAGCTTTCGCCCTTGGCCCGGGAGTTGCTCGCCTATGGTGCGGATAAAGTCTATCTTTTCAGCGATCCCCGACTTACCTATTATCAAAGCGATGCATACACAAGGCTCATTAGCGATCTCCTTGAGAAACAGCGGCCGGAAATCTTGCTTTTGGGTGGTACCACCATTGGGATGGATCTGGCTCCCAGCGTTGCGGCAAGGATAAAGACCGGTTTAACAGCCCATAGCTGCAAACTCGAGATTGATAAAAGCGGAGACAAACCGCTATTGATGGCGGCCGTCCCCGGTTGGGGCGGCGGGATGATTGTCAATATCGCCTGTCCGGAACATCGGCCTCAAATGGTTACGGTGCGGCAGGGCGTGATGGAGAAACCTCCGCGGGATGACCATCATTCCGGAGAACTCATCCCCATGGAGGTACAACTCAACGAACGTGATTTTCGGGTGAAGTGCATCGAAATGGTTGAAACCATTCCGAAGGGGCCGCAAATCGATACCTCGGATGTTGTGGTCGCCGTGGGATACGGCATGAAATGCCAGGGCTCCTTACTGCTCCTGGAGGAGCTGACTGATCTGCTCCACGGTGCCTTAGGCGGTACGCGTCCGGCCCTGGACGAGGGTTGGATCCCCGAATGCAGCATGATCGGGGTAAACGGGAAGGCTATAGGCCCAAAGTTGTTGATTACCGTCGGAACATCGGGTGCAAATCATTATACAGCCGGATTTGTCAAAGCAGGTACGGTAGTGGCCATAAACAGCGATCCGGATGCGCCGATATTCGATGTCTGCGATATCGGTATTGTCGGAGACGCTTTGGAGGTGATTCCTGCGATGGTAAAGGCCTTGAAGGCCCTGTAG
- a CDS encoding UxaA family hydrolase codes for MDFLGYARKDGGVGTRNDVGILSTVICANEVAERIARQVSGTTSFLHHQGCCQTPVDINRVTDVLIGLGKNPNLAAVLLVSLGCESTNVGRVAKSIAATGKPVEIVTIQEGGGAAKAVAKGILLAQAMVTAASELKRELFPICKLVLGLKCGSSDTTSGLSSNPVVGILSDLIVKAGGTSILGEVTEFIGAEHLLARHAKDQETADAIFSLVNQMENRAMQMGFDIRGGQPTGGNIKGGLTTIEEKSLGAIAKAGSAKIQAVYEYGVRPDVEGLVVMNSPGREPELLTGLAAAGATLITFTTGRGAPQGFPFVPVIKVTGNEKTWDNLKDHMDFNVSSVIDGSESLADAGNRLLDEVVRVASGKKTKAEISGYTSSMDIYMVGPVI; via the coding sequence ATGGATTTCCTCGGATATGCACGAAAGGATGGCGGCGTGGGAACTCGAAACGATGTAGGAATCCTTTCAACGGTGATTTGTGCGAATGAGGTGGCGGAAAGAATCGCTCGGCAGGTCTCCGGAACAACATCCTTTTTGCATCATCAGGGATGCTGCCAGACCCCCGTTGATATTAATAGAGTCACCGATGTCCTTATCGGATTGGGGAAGAACCCCAATCTGGCGGCAGTTTTGTTGGTCAGTCTTGGTTGCGAAAGTACAAACGTCGGCCGGGTTGCAAAGTCCATTGCGGCAACGGGCAAGCCTGTTGAAATCGTTACAATCCAGGAAGGGGGCGGGGCAGCCAAGGCTGTCGCAAAAGGAATTCTACTGGCCCAAGCTATGGTAACGGCGGCAAGCGAGCTAAAACGGGAACTCTTTCCCATCTGTAAACTGGTGCTTGGTCTCAAATGCGGCAGTTCCGATACCACATCGGGGCTCTCTTCAAACCCGGTTGTTGGAATCCTTTCCGATCTCATTGTAAAAGCAGGAGGCACATCCATTTTGGGCGAGGTAACCGAATTTATCGGTGCCGAACACCTTTTGGCGCGTCATGCAAAGGATCAAGAGACTGCCGATGCAATTTTCTCCCTGGTGAACCAGATGGAAAACCGTGCCATGCAGATGGGCTTTGATATCCGGGGAGGTCAGCCAACCGGTGGAAATATCAAGGGTGGGCTCACGACCATCGAAGAAAAGTCTTTGGGAGCCATCGCCAAGGCGGGATCTGCAAAAATTCAGGCGGTGTATGAATATGGTGTTCGTCCCGATGTCGAAGGTTTGGTCGTCATGAACTCTCCCGGACGGGAACCGGAACTTCTCACCGGTTTGGCGGCGGCGGGAGCTACCCTTATCACATTTACAACGGGACGGGGGGCACCTCAGGGGTTTCCCTTCGTCCCTGTGATCAAGGTGACCGGAAACGAAAAGACCTGGGATAACCTGAAAGACCACATGGATTTCAACGTCTCCTCGGTGATAGACGGCAGCGAGAGCCTTGCGGATGCAGGAAACCGCCTCCTTGATGAGGTGGTTCGGGTCGCTTCCGGCAAGAAGACAAAGGCGGAAATATCGGGTTACACTAGTTCCATGGACATTTATATGGTGGGGCCGGTTATATAG